GGCCGCGCCGCTCGAACCGCGCGTCAGGATGACGCGCAGGAGCAGTTCGCCGCAAGTGTTTTGCCCGATTTCGCGCGATCCCTTGAGCACCCGAGCCCATCCGCCGACGGCTATCCTGAGCGGCGCGACGCGGCCCAGGTAGAGCGCCGGATTCAGGATTTCGCGCGTCGAGACCGGCGGATTGGTGTAAAGCGCATTCACCGCATTCCAGCCGCCCTGCAGGAAGATTTGGCCGACGAAGCGCGCGCCGTCGGTGTACTGAAAGGTCAGCGAATCACGCAGCGCCGCCGGCGTGTCCGGCGATTGAAGGTCGAAAACCTGCGGCATGTCTCCGAGATGCGCGAGCAGATCGTTTATGGTTTCGGCGTCGATGATGCCTCTTAAGTAGCCGTAACCGACCAGCGTCGCATCGCCCTCGACCACCGACTTCAGCGCGAGGCGGCGATCATCGTTGTCGGCGATTCGATCGATCGCCGTGTGCGCGCCGAAGTACTGATCCTGCAGCGCGTGGGTCAATTCATGCGCGATGAGCATCTCGCTGGTCGAATCCCGGCGCCGGAAAATGCCCGCGATCCTCGACCAGAAGCCGGTTTCCGATTTGCCTTTGACCAGAACCATTTCCCGATCCTGCGGATCGTAAAAGGCCACGGCCTGGCTGCTCCGGACGCGCATCGTCTGGCTCTCGAGATTGGTCGGCGAAGAATAGAGCCCCACAAGCTCGCCGACCGCCGCCGCGCGCCGCAGCTCGGCCGGGTCATGATGGTTCTCGAATTCGCGTTGCATCACAAAGTCGGCCCGCCCCTGGTCCATCAGCACCAGCGGCACCTCGGTCTTGAAATGGAGCTGGCGCAACTCCTGTACGTCGGTATAAATCGCCTCGGCGTGCGCGATATTGACCTGGCCCCCGCTCACAACCGCATTGGTGCATCCGGCCAGCGCGAGCAGCGCCATCGCGGCGCCAAAGCGGAGGAGCAGTGAAGGAACCGATGATGCAGGCCGCGAGCGCATCAGTATGCGTCTGCAAGCCGGTGTGATCCGGCCGCGAGCAGGCGCGGCCGCATCAGGGAAGCGGGCGGAGCGCTCACATGCAGCGACGGATTGCCCGGTGTAATCGCCGGGGGCGGCGCCGCGATGGTGCTGGCTTTCCATACCGCGGAACCCAGCCGATCGTAATGATTGGCCGCTTCGCCGACCACGACCAGGACTGCGCTGTCCTTGAGCTCGACTCGATGCGCCGCGGGATGGCCACGCAGGTGATCGAGGACCTTGCGATAGAGGCCGGCGAAACGCGACGCCGAATCTGCATCGCGAAAGGCAAGCAGCCAGATCACGCTGGTGGCTTCACCCTTGCGCAGCATCACGATTCGGTCGCCCGCCCATCCGGCGGCGAGCGCCAGGTCGGGCGACGCCGTGCCGCGCGTGTTCTCGAGAACGATACGGAGGCCAAGCTCGCCCAGCGTGTCCTCGTCGGCTTTGCGCCATCCGGCAAGCTGCGCCTGGTAGCCCGCGACGGTCACCGTGGAGGGCAGGGTGGGGTGCTCGAAGTACAGCGACGGATCGATGATCTGCTGCGTGGATTGCGGCGGCTCGGCGTAAAGTTTGTCGACCCCCTTCCAGCCGCCGCGCTGGTAGGCCTCGGCGACGAACTTGACCCCGTCGGTGTACTGGAAAATCAGCGGCTCAGACACGCCGCGCGGCACTCCGGCGGCCGCGCCGGTGAAGGTTTGCGAGAAGCTCCCCAGGTTGGCGATCAGCGCGGCGAGGATCACGGAGTCCATGCGGCCCAGCATGCAGGCATAGCCGGCGATAGTGGCGTCACCCTCGGCCACCGAGTGCAGCGCGAGCGCGCGGTCGCCGTTGTTCTTCAGCGCTTCGTCCCTGGCGCCGAAGTCGAAGTTCTGGTCCTGCAGCGCGTGGGTGAATTCGTGCGCCAGGATCATGCCGTTGAGCTTGCTCTGCAGCTCCGGCGGCTGGCCGGGAAACTCACGCTCGATCGCGCCCTTCACGATCACCATGGTCTTCTTTTTGAAGTCGTAAAATGCGATGACCTGGCTCTCGAGCAGGCTCATGTTGGCGGCTTTGAGATCGAGCCCCGGCGGATACAATCCGATCAGCGCGCCCGCGCGCCCATCGGTCTCGATCGCGTCGGTCGTGTACTCGCTCTCGAACTCCGCCTGCAACAGCTTGCCGGCCTCTTCGCTGCTACGGACTTCGACCGGCACCTTGTGTGTGAGCTTGAGCAGGCGCACTTCCTGCACCGTCCGCTCGACCGCGGCCGCCTGCTCCTGGGTGACCTTGCCGCCTTCGGCCTGCGCGCGGACGTGCCGTGCGCCGGTCACCGCCAGGATCGCGGCGGCAATAAGCGAAATTACAAGACTACGCGGGAACAGACTGCGGTGGAAAGGCAGCAGGCTGCGCGAGAAAGACGGGCGGCTGTGCGGCGCGACGGGGCGGGTGGGCTCTTTCATTCGCTGACGATTATGACCGGCAGTCCGAAGCGCGCGGTTGCGGCCGCGCGCGCCTGGGCCTGCTCGCGGGTCGCGAACCCACCCATCCGCACACGGTAATAGCGCCTGCCCGCGGTATCAAGCTCGCTCAACCTTACGTCTGGGTAGTAGGCGGCAAGGCGGACGCGGATGTTCTCGGCGTTGCTCTCGTCGGCATACGATCCCGCCTGGACGAAAAATTGCGGCACGCCCGCGGGATCGACCTCCGGCGTCGATATGAGGTCCATCCGCACCAGCGCCGTTCCCGGCCCCACCATCCCGAGCGCGCGCGCCGCGCAGTAAGAGAGATCGATCTTGCGCCCCTTGCGAAACGGGCCGCGATCGTTGATTCGCACCTCGACCGCGCGCCCACTGCCCAGATCGGTCACGATCACGCGCGCGCCGAGCGGAAAGATGCTCGACGCGGCCGTCATCTGGTCCTGATTATAGATTTCGCCCGTCGCAGTCGGATGGCCGTCGAATCCGGGCCCGTACCATGACGCTTTGCCGACTACCGAGCGAATCGCACCCGGCGTGGGTGCACCTGGCGCGGACGTGACGCTCGGTGCCGGCTGCTGCGCGGCGCATCCCGCCGCCGTCACGCACACGACCATCGCGAGCCAGATCCACCGCCGCGTCGTCATCCGCCCACCCGGGACGATTATAGGCTCGCCCAATAGCTTGAGAAATACGCGAGCCCGCGCGATCCTGGCGGCTTTTGCGCGCACCCGGGGGCATCTGTTGACAGCCAAGAGCGCGCGCGCTTCGGCGCACCGCGCCAGTCGTGGTAGGCTTTGCATCAGCGTTCCGCCGGACCCGGCGGTGCATCAGGATGCTGCGCAACAGAGAGGACCTCGAAGAACTTGAGGCGCGCACGCTCGCGCCCTATGCGATGCTCTCGCGGATGAGCCGCGGGCGGCGCTTTCCCGAGCCGCCCCATCCGATGCGCACGGCGTTCCAGCGCGACCGCGACCGTATCGTCCATTCCGCCGCCTTTCGCCGCCTCGAATACAAGACCCAGGTCTTCGTCAATCACGAGGGCGACTATTATCGCACGCGCCTGACGCATACGGTCGAAGCCGCGCAGATCACGCGCACGATCGCGCGCGCGCTCGGACTTAACTCGGAGTTCGCCGAGGCGGTCGCGCTTGCGCACGATCTCGGCCACACGCCGTTCGGCCACGCCGGCGAGCGGGCGCTGAGCGCGCTGATGGAGCCGCACGGCGGCTTCGATCACAACGCGCAGAGCCTGCGCACGGTGGACTGGATCGAGGTGCGCTATCCGAATTTCCGCGGCCTCAACCTGACCTTCGAAGTGCGCGAGGGGATCATCAAACACTCCGAGTTCAAGCTGCGGCCCGCGGCGGCGGAATTCGACTCCGCGCTCTTCCCATGCCTGGAGGCGCAGATCGTGGACCTCGCCGATGAAATCGCCTATCTCGCGCACGACGTCGACGACGGGCTCAAGGCCGACATGCTCACGGTGGATGACCTCAACGGCACCCGCCTGTTCCACCAGGCCGCCGCCGCGGCGCGAGAGGCCAGCGCGCACGCCGAACGGGGCGTGGTGCGCTATCAGACCGTGATCCGGATGATCGACGCGATGGTGACCGACCTCGTGGCCAATATCAACGCGGAACTCGAGCGCAACTCGATTCTGAGCGTCGACGACGTGCGGCGCGCGCGACGCGCGCTCGCGCGCTTCGGCCCCGCGATGGCTCCGATGGTGGACGAGCTGAAGCAGTTGATGCGTGAGCGGCTCTATCGCCATTACCGGGTCAGCCGCATGACCGGCAAGGCGGGCAGGGTGCTCGAGCGCCTGTTCGAAACTTACATGAGCGAGCCGCGCCAGATGCCCGGCCATGTGCTGCGCCGGATCGAGGTTGACGGCGAGGCGCTCGCGCGCGTCGTCGCCGACTATATTGCCGGGATGACCGACCGCTTCGCCCTCGACGAGTACCGCAAACTGTTCGATCCCGATGAACGGGTCTGACACACCGCCGAACCGAAGCGATGGAAAGGCACGCGCGGCGCGCGGGCGCGCCGCCACGACCCGCATCGTCATCCGGCGCGAGGACCATATCGGCGACGGCCTCGGCTTTATCTTTCTCGAAAACGGAGCCGGCGACCACGACGCAATAATCGACCGGTTGCGCGAGTACCTCGGCCCGCGGATCAGGATCCTGAAAGCCGAAGTCGGCGTCGAACGGATCGAAGTCGAGGCCGGCGGACGGCGTTTTTCCGAGGAGGCGGCGCGGATGGCCGAAGCCGGCGAGGACCTGCGGCGCAAGGGCGCGACGCGCAACGCGCTCGCCCATTTCAACGAGGCGCTGGCGCTCGACCCGCTCAACCTCATCGCTCTGCGTGGCCTCGGTGCGCTGCTCGCTTCGCGCGAGGATTATTCGGGGGCCTTCCGCATCCTTTGCAAGGCGCGCGAGGCGGGCGGCGACGGCCCCGGGGTCCTGCATGAGCTGGGGCGCGTGGCGGCCGCGATGGGAAGGATCGCCACGGCGCTCGTGTATCTCGAACGGGCCAGCGAACTCGCGCCCGACGATCTCGCGATCCGGCGCACGCTCGCCGACCTCGGACGCAAGCCGCGCTCGACGGCGAAGCTCAAGGAGCGCGCGGCGCTCGTCGCTCCGCAGCCGCGGCGGCGCCCGCTGTCGTAAAAAAAGGGCGTCGCGCCCTGTCTATCGAACGATTCCCGTTCGGTTTCCTGGCGGCGGCACGGACGCTACAATCCCTGCATCGTGAGGTTCCCCGAGCTTCGCCATGCAGCCGCGCTCGGCCTGCTCGCCGCCTGGTATCTGCTGACGCCGCCGTTCAGTCCGCCCGATCCGCCCGGCCCGTTACAGCTCGACGCGCCGCTCAGCCAGTGGAACCAGATGGACTCCTCCGACACCGCGGCCGGATGCGAGGAGCAGCGCGACAACATGGTGCGGATGTACGGCAGCGGCGACATGACGTCGCTGAATATCCAGTTCAAGCTCTGGCTCTACCACAACTCGGTATGCGTCTCCTCGGCCGACCCGCGCCTTCGCGCCGGCAAGCAGAACCCGCATCATCCTCCGAAGTAGTACCGGGACAGGCAGGCTCCGGTCGGCGGCGAAGGCGTAGGCCGCTTCAGTGACAGGCCGGCTCCAGGGTCGCCGCCTGCAGGTACGGCTCAGCCGCATCTATGTACTGGATGGCCCTGTCGCGATGACCGCCCGCAGCCTGGGCGGCCTGCAATTGAGTCTTGGCCTCTTTGCACTCCCGCAAAGCGTCGTGCACGTAGGGATGGAGCTGTCCGGGTGTAACTTTTATGTCCGAGGACTCCGAGACCGTGGGCACGCTCCCGTGCTCGGCCGTAATCCCGGCCTGGACTTCGCTCAATGCCTGTTCGATTTGTTGATTTGCTTTCGCTCGGTTACCGCCAAGGTTTTTGCAGGCTTGACCGAGCACGTAGTGCGCGCGCCTGAGCTTGCGGTAGGCCTCGTCGAGATGCGGTTGCGCGGCGGCGGCCTGCGCCTGGGCTTTGGCGGCTTTCCTCTTCTGGGATTGAGCCTGCGCCTGGGACGCTATGCTCGTGACGACGAACGTCATCCCCGCGATCAAGAGAACCCGCACAACAACTGCCAGCGATCTTTTCATCTGTTTCCCCTGTGGCCGTGGATAGGGTTCTAGGGTCCTTGTAGCTTAACGGTTCGAAGCGCCGCAACCGGAACCGGTCCCCGAACAATCGCCGATTCGCTCGAGTCAGGGGGCGGCTCTTCGCCGGCCTGGGAGTTTTCCCAGTGGCGTTTCATAGCCGCATCATTTGGTTGCCGAA
Above is a window of Candidatus Binataceae bacterium DNA encoding:
- a CDS encoding septal ring lytic transglycosylase RlpA family protein, which gives rise to MTTRRWIWLAMVVCVTAAGCAAQQPAPSVTSAPGAPTPGAIRSVVGKASWYGPGFDGHPTATGEIYNQDQMTAASSIFPLGARVIVTDLGSGRAVEVRINDRGPFRKGRKIDLSYCAARALGMVGPGTALVRMDLISTPEVDPAGVPQFFVQAGSYADESNAENIRVRLAAYYPDVRLSELDTAGRRYYRVRMGGFATREQAQARAAATARFGLPVIIVSE
- a CDS encoding deoxyguanosinetriphosphate triphosphohydrolase, with product MLRNREDLEELEARTLAPYAMLSRMSRGRRFPEPPHPMRTAFQRDRDRIVHSAAFRRLEYKTQVFVNHEGDYYRTRLTHTVEAAQITRTIARALGLNSEFAEAVALAHDLGHTPFGHAGERALSALMEPHGGFDHNAQSLRTVDWIEVRYPNFRGLNLTFEVREGIIKHSEFKLRPAAAEFDSALFPCLEAQIVDLADEIAYLAHDVDDGLKADMLTVDDLNGTRLFHQAAAAAREASAHAERGVVRYQTVIRMIDAMVTDLVANINAELERNSILSVDDVRRARRALARFGPAMAPMVDELKQLMRERLYRHYRVSRMTGKAGRVLERLFETYMSEPRQMPGHVLRRIEVDGEALARVVADYIAGMTDRFALDEYRKLFDPDERV
- a CDS encoding tetratricopeptide repeat protein is translated as MNGSDTPPNRSDGKARAARGRAATTRIVIRREDHIGDGLGFIFLENGAGDHDAIIDRLREYLGPRIRILKAEVGVERIEVEAGGRRFSEEAARMAEAGEDLRRKGATRNALAHFNEALALDPLNLIALRGLGALLASREDYSGAFRILCKAREAGGDGPGVLHELGRVAAAMGRIATALVYLERASELAPDDLAIRRTLADLGRKPRSTAKLKERAALVAPQPRRRPLS